The proteins below are encoded in one region of Rhizobacter sp.:
- a CDS encoding LysR family transcriptional regulator → MINFRLVRHLWLFLAVAEEQNFGRAARRLGMSQPPLTEQIQVLEQALKVKLFERSRRGAQLTHVGRAILPAVRKFADQLEHLEVAVREAVSGQSGTLTIGAISSALLEVVPPLLERLRAQRPDLSVSVREIDSAEALPALHAGDIDLAFARLQPEPHDAIETLPMARDRLSVALPSSHPMAKRRQIKLASLSEEVFVMFERRLSPVYFDSIIAACQAQGFSPRILREVRSVTTQVAFVGCNQGIALVPSDMHALAPANVTLRPLVERIDTVATAAAWNTTRMTPALQVAVDVIRAAPIRAGRARAAPRRSPRAS, encoded by the coding sequence ATGATCAATTTCCGACTCGTGCGACACCTGTGGCTCTTTCTCGCGGTGGCCGAGGAGCAGAACTTCGGGCGCGCCGCCCGGCGGCTCGGCATGTCGCAGCCGCCGCTCACCGAGCAGATCCAGGTGCTGGAGCAGGCGCTGAAGGTGAAGCTCTTCGAGCGCTCGCGGCGCGGCGCCCAGCTCACGCACGTGGGCCGCGCCATCCTGCCGGCAGTGCGCAAGTTCGCCGACCAGCTGGAGCACCTCGAAGTGGCCGTGCGCGAGGCGGTGAGCGGCCAGTCGGGCACGCTCACCATCGGCGCCATCTCGTCGGCGCTGCTCGAAGTGGTGCCGCCGCTCCTGGAGCGGCTGCGGGCGCAGCGACCCGACCTCAGCGTCTCGGTGCGCGAGATCGACAGCGCCGAGGCCCTGCCCGCGCTGCACGCCGGTGACATCGACCTCGCATTCGCGCGCCTCCAGCCCGAGCCGCACGACGCCATCGAGACCTTGCCAATGGCGCGTGACCGGCTGTCGGTCGCGCTGCCCAGCTCGCACCCGATGGCGAAGCGGCGGCAGATCAAGCTCGCCTCGCTGTCGGAGGAGGTGTTCGTGATGTTCGAGCGGCGGCTGAGCCCGGTCTACTTCGACAGCATCATCGCGGCCTGCCAGGCGCAGGGCTTTTCGCCGCGCATCCTGCGCGAGGTGCGCAGCGTGACCACGCAGGTGGCCTTCGTGGGCTGCAACCAGGGCATTGCGCTCGTGCCGTCGGACATGCATGCGCTCGCGCCGGCCAACGTCACGCTGCGCCCGCTGGTCGAGCGCATCGACACCGTGGCCACCGCCGCCGCGTGGAACACCACGCGCATGACGCCGGCGCTGCAGGTGGCGGTCGACGTGATCCGGGCCGCGCCGATCAGAGCCGGGAGAGCACGTGCCGCACCGCGTCGTAGCCCACGGGCTTCGTGA
- a CDS encoding response regulator, which produces MPSDDLRLDERVLVVPVTRRDGEVTQGLLERQGIACCVCDGLPALMAEIGRGAGALLFTDAALSQPDMPALVSTLDGQPAWSHLPVVVLVREHGASPAGNRMLASLDNVTVLDRPVSTRSMISAVQSALRDRRHQYRIRDQIEQQQRAEQALVEADQRKDEFLATLAHELRNPLAPIRTGIQILSKTPGADAQTRRLYEIMDRQMVQMVKLIDELLEISRISTGKVVLHKERTDVRQVIRVGLEGSQPMVDAARHTLAVSLTDQPVWVYGDPARLAQVVSNLVNNAAKYTPDGGHIDVRMRHDDGHVEVIVEDNGVGIPDNMLTQVFDMFAQVNRTLDRAQGGLGIGLALVRRLMELHGGSVQAHSAGADQGSRFTLRMPALEKVATEDTRTEGEGPGASAEKRLRVLVIDDNRDAAETLSMLLEAHGHDTHRAYNGRAGLKEASDFMPQAVFCDIEMPGMNGYEVAAALRRDPRHAPALLIAVTGRGAREDQRRSLDAGFDLHLTKPVGYDAVRHVLSRL; this is translated from the coding sequence ATGCCCTCTGACGACCTCCGACTCGACGAACGTGTGCTCGTCGTGCCGGTGACGCGGCGCGACGGCGAGGTCACGCAAGGCCTGCTCGAGCGACAGGGCATCGCCTGTTGCGTGTGCGACGGCCTGCCTGCGCTCATGGCCGAGATCGGGCGCGGCGCGGGCGCCCTGCTGTTCACCGACGCGGCGCTCTCGCAGCCCGACATGCCCGCCCTGGTGAGCACGCTCGACGGGCAGCCGGCGTGGTCACACCTGCCGGTGGTGGTGCTGGTGCGCGAGCACGGCGCCTCGCCGGCCGGCAACCGCATGCTCGCCTCGCTCGACAACGTGACCGTGCTCGACCGGCCGGTCTCCACGCGCTCGATGATCAGCGCGGTGCAGTCGGCGCTGCGCGACCGGCGCCACCAGTACCGCATCCGCGATCAGATCGAGCAGCAACAGCGTGCGGAGCAGGCCCTCGTGGAGGCCGACCAGCGCAAAGACGAATTCCTCGCCACGCTGGCGCACGAGCTGCGCAACCCGCTGGCGCCCATTCGCACCGGCATCCAGATCCTCTCGAAGACACCGGGCGCCGATGCGCAGACCCGCCGCCTCTACGAGATCATGGACCGTCAGATGGTGCAGATGGTCAAGCTCATCGACGAGCTGCTCGAGATCTCGCGCATCTCCACCGGCAAGGTGGTGCTGCACAAGGAGCGCACCGACGTGCGCCAGGTGATCCGCGTGGGCCTGGAAGGCAGCCAGCCGATGGTCGACGCGGCCCGGCACACGCTCGCGGTCAGCCTCACCGACCAGCCGGTGTGGGTCTACGGCGACCCGGCGCGGCTGGCGCAGGTGGTGAGCAACCTTGTCAACAACGCCGCCAAGTACACCCCCGACGGTGGGCACATCGACGTGCGCATGCGGCACGACGACGGGCACGTGGAAGTGATCGTCGAAGACAACGGCGTGGGCATCCCCGACAACATGCTCACCCAGGTGTTCGACATGTTCGCGCAGGTCAACCGCACGCTCGACCGCGCGCAGGGCGGCCTGGGCATCGGCCTCGCGCTGGTGCGCCGGCTGATGGAGCTGCACGGGGGCTCGGTGCAGGCGCACAGCGCCGGCGCCGACCAGGGCTCGCGTTTCACCCTGCGCATGCCTGCGCTCGAAAAGGTGGCCACGGAAGACACCCGAACCGAAGGCGAGGGGCCCGGCGCCAGCGCCGAGAAGCGCCTGCGCGTGCTGGTGATCGACGACAACCGAGATGCGGCCGAGACACTCTCGATGCTGCTCGAAGCACACGGCCACGACACGCACCGCGCCTACAACGGCCGAGCTGGGCTGAAGGAAGCGTCCGACTTCATGCCGCAGGCCGTCTTCTGCGACATCGAGATGCCCGGCATGAACGGCTACGAAGTGGCCGCCGCGCTGCGGCGCGACCCGCGGCACGCGCCGGCCCTGCTGATCGCCGTCACCGGCCGCGGCGCCCGCGAAGACCAGCGCCGCTCGCTCGACGCCGGCTTCGACTTGCACCTCACGAAGCCCGTGGGCTACGACGCGGTGCGGCACGTGCTCTCCCGGCTCTGA